The DNA window TCTATACTAGAAAGTTACCATTTTACACATACACTGCCTTTGAACAGCATTAATTAAATGAACACAAGACTAAAAAAGtggaatattaaaaaattgtagcaGAATTATTCGAATTCCGTTTATGGCGTCACTAAGAAGGTGTAGAAGATCAATTTTACAAAGTCATCGATTATCAATGCCAATTACTTGCcttcaacaattttcgaatgaGATCTCTTGCATCGGGAGTCAAATATTGcggtaaattcaattttccctTCAATATCTTTTCAATCGTCTTCTTTCTGTTCTCCGCCGTGAATGGGGGCTGTAAAGTCGACAAAACGACAAAGTGTTAATGAAGACACAGTTTGCTTTGACGTTGGTACAACACATTGTAGGGCCGAAAACTCACAGCGCCGGTAAGCATGTCGTACATCAGAGCACCCAGGCTCCACCAGTCAACAGCTTTGCCGTGTCCGCTTCTTGTCAAGATTTCCGGTGCCCTGTTCGTCGAGACAATATTATGATCAacgttgtttgaaaaaaagctTGTTTAGGTGCAAAAAACAAACCCGTGATGATATTCTAAGAACAGATTCAACGGCTCTTAGTCTCTCTGAGAATTCACTCACATGTATTCTATAGTTCCGCAAAAAGTATGAGTGACTATTCCTTCCTGTATATGTTCCTTGCACAATCCGAAATCAGTTAGTTTCACGTGTCCCTGGGCATCCAAAAGGATATTCTCTGGCTTTAAGTCTCTGAAAGTTGTACGAGTAAACTGAGAATCTCGTAAACACAAGGTGGTTTATAATTATTTGCATGAAGAATGATTGAtagtatttttcaatacacTCACAGtcgagattaaaaaaaaaatcaagggaAGATAAGCTCTTCATGGTAATTAATAAAGTTTGAAAGTGACAAGATAAGAATATCACGTAGCCAGTATTAGCTGGTTTTTGATACAAAATTGGATACtttgtaaacaaaaatataacgtatttttattttcatcgcaatgggttttattaatttttataaaatatatactgttTCGATTCCTACCTGTATATAATGCCCTGGATGTGGAGATGCTCAAGGGCCAATATAATTTCGGACAAGTAAAAACTGcaacaaaataaaagttttacaGTGTTCGACAGACTCGACACCGAactgcaaaataaaaaaaaaaaaaaaaaaaaaaattagtcaaCTCACCAAGCTGTGTCTTCAAGGAAAATTCCTTCACGTTCCAAATGCATGAATAGCTCTCCGCCGCTCAAATATTCAAGAATCAAGTATAGTTTGCCTCCAGTTTGAAAAGCATACATTAAATCGACGATAAAGGGGTGCTGAAAAAATGGACGATATTGAAGAGATCAATTAGTGCTGCAAAGATGAACAAAAGCACGGTGTACTTGAAAGTAAAACAAATGTGCGAAAATTTTGCGGTTTATAATTAATTGCGACATCAAGGCCTCCGGTGACAGTACAAATAAAGTTGAAAGTGATAAAACGTTGTTATATAAGGCAGAAGGTAACAACCCAAGTTGGTGGTTAAATGCGCTTAACTTGTTGTGAGTATAATAATGCAGGATAATTTAACACCTTATGATTTGATCAAACTATTAGCTTTCAGAGATTCGTGCCACATTTTTTTGCATGGATTTAGCTACCAAATTTCAGTCAATGCTGATGTGTTAGCTTACTAAATTTGGCCGTTGGTATCAGGTTCACGGTCATAACaacgtttcaatttcagaaaatgactGTTGTTATAAACATGTGTATTTTTTACTCAGACCCAACATTCACAGTTgagtaaaatgtaaaaattactttcaagTATCACACAATGTTCTAAATTCGAGACAGAACACCAATTGAGACGAATATATTTGCTGTAGTCGAAACGttgcaataaattatcatatttGAGGTCACAGTtacataagtatatataatCATAGATAGATTTACCTTTACAGCTTCTAATATGTTTCTCTCTGCTTTGGTATGAGCTGTGTCTTTTTGGTTTCGAACTATGGACGCTTTGCGTAGCACCTGTTGAAAATTCGAGTAAGAAGCATAGAAAtgcagattaaaaaaaaaaaataattcaatatcCAGTTTAGGAAGTTTCATCTttaaaacattaaaaaatcgTTCTCTAGATGGCAAAGGTTAGCTCACCTTCATAGCAAAAATTGTTCCGCTATCTTGGCCAGTAACTTTGCGCACTTGAAAAACTTTGCCGTATCCCCCCTTTCCTAAAACTTTGCGCAGTTCAAAATCCTGGGGACCGGTCTTTTCCTTTCCTGTATTTACATTTTGTTCAGACAATTGAACGGTTTCCAAGTCTTCGGACCTGAGGAATATTGTATTGTGTCATCAATTGCTATCGAATCtcaaaaaaagaacaaacatCTTAATCACAAGGAATGAGAAACTAGTTATATATTtactgtaataataaaaagcaaTTTATCTATAAGTGcttagacaaaaaaaaaaacatccatCAAAGCTCGCCTATTGATGTAAAGGCTgatgaaaatacaatttgaCAAATCGATTTGAACTATTGAGACTTTACTGAAAAAGACAGTAACAAGTAAGATTCCAGCTACAGATATTTTCCCTCGTTATCGTTACAATAGTGAAAGGTCAATGATGAGGATGGTGGCAATGCGACgagtttataaataattgtttctaCAGCTGAAATAGAGAAAGTGAAAACAATGCAGTTTgtgggttatttttgtttctcctttctctctctctctctctacttctctttctttcttgctCACTCTGTCTGTCtgcctccccctcccctctcccCCCTCACCCTCTTCTCCTCTAACTGGCATAAACACTTAGTCATTGGTTGAATAAACGTGCGAGTAACTCTGTAAGTAAGTTACTAATGGATAGACTCTGACTTTAGATAAAATAGTTTGAATCACATTCAATACGCGCAAGTCCCATAACAGAGTGTCTacttttattacatttttattcaacggtCACAAAACGTTTTCAGGTATCTCAGATCGACGAGATCGACAATTTCAGTTTGCAACATAATATagggaacattttttttacctcattaCTATTTGCCatgttaaatttgaaacaaaaacaaaaaaatatgactgaaatattcttagatagcaaaaatatattattttgcaGAAATTCATCCCTGTTCGCATGAATCACAAAGCAGGCACAAAGAACAATGGTGAAATGGCTAAGTGACAAAAAAAGCGAcattgaaatgaatataaaGGTAACAACAGAAGTtgggaagaaagaaaagaaacacaaagcaatttgaaacgaaaatgaCAATTCGACGACTAAGTTCGTTATTgatgagaattgaaaataccgtcgtgaaaaattccaataacATTAAACGTATAGTGAAGTAAAGTGATAGCAGATACTTGCTGGTTTTCAAGTACTATTAAGAATGGTCGTAAACAGAAAGCATGCTGCGTTACTGACAATTATTGGCATTAAATTATTCATGATAAACATAGCGATTATAGAATTAATGGTTTTTCGGATTccacgttttttttgtttctttttttttttgtcacttttcaATGACGATTGAGAAAAATACGAATGATCGTTAATatgtgaaaatagaaaataaacgaagaaCGATATTTCAAGGGATTCAAATTCGTTCAATGTATAAAACTTACTCGATTATCGCATTGACATTGGGATCATCGTCGTACTCTCCCTGTAGGCAATAAAAAGCATGGTTAGGTTTAAGGTCGTCGCATTTAGCTCGTATATTTCACGTGAGACGAGGAGAACTCTCCAGTGGGTGGTGAgtgcataataatttttgccGCAGCACGGCAGACgaagtataaataatatcgaaaatcagCTATCATAATAGAAAGCATGCTCGGAACTTCCAATTCGAGGCTATTCGTATGCATAtgcgttcatttttttttttttttttttattttttttttatccccaaatcattttacatcatttacaCAAAGAtctcatttttctctgtctcGTTCCTTATTAATTTTCCGGCCAATTTTCTCTCGTCCACTTTCTCCCGTAtacgaaaagaagaaataaccGAAGCGGGCGAATAACaacgaggagaaaaataagatcGGTAATGAAACtaacgtatgaaaaaaaaaattacctctCCAATCTCGATGACATCGTCGTCCGAATCATCCTGGACCGTGTCAGCGTCGGGTAATTCTATATCAAACACTCCTGCCATATTATGTGTGTTACCGATATCACGTTCACTCATCTCACATAACACTCTTACAGTGGTGAAATTCTTCCGTCGTTAAAATCACCGTGCACTGTTAGGAAAATTGTTTTGGTATAACAATATTGGTTAATATACCATACcgaattaaaatatacaaccTCGAGGACGCGTGGGGAGGAGGGACGGGGAGTCGGGATAAGAGGGTGAGatgggaggggggaggggtaCTTGCTTGATATCGTCCACTCTCCTCACTCACTCTACGCTCACCACACTCGTGTTACGTTGCTTTACTTTGGTTTTACTTGCTTCACTCCACGCCTGCCTTCATGTGTGCGATCACCTCGCGATTGGGGTTAGGTACGTACGATACTCGACTCGACGGTCTGCTCACTGCCGACTGGTGGCGTCCCGTAAACAGCTCGAAGTTCGAGACTAGATAATCGACGACCAATCACGCGTCACTTACGACCGTCTCCACCAATCAGAGCCGTCTAAACACACGGCCAAATTGTAACGGGGCGAGTAGCGGAGCGCTTTACGCGCATGCGAATTCCAAGCATGCGAACATATTGCCTGTACTATTTATGTAGCAGGGATAacggaagggggggggggggagaaaaaaaaagaaagtagaaCGATTcaaaagaaagagaggaaacAAAAGAAGAGCGTATTGAAATTCGAAACGTTCGAAACTGAAACTTcgttttacgaaaaatatagAACGAGAATATTATTGAACGCTCGGTCGAACGGCACGAATACTCTTAATAAGAAGTGTCAACAACATTTATTTGTACACGCAAGCTAGAAAATATGGCCAATCTTCTCCTGAGTCCTACGATGTCGGCGAAACTGAAGAACCGGGAATCTGCGAGAAAGCTTAAGAACGGTTCACCGAAACTTCAGGAGGTGCTGAGGCAGGTTAGTTTTCGCGTCCCGAGAtgattaatattttcttttattcgtcTGATCCGCGAGAATGCGCGGTGACAAGCGGGCGGCAAAGGAAGGGGGCGCCCGACATGAGTGACCCACTTGCACTCCGTCAATGGCTCGAATTTATGAATGGAGCTACCAGTCTATATCTTACACCGTAGTCGTAGTAGTACCTTTGGCTCGATAGTGTTGTACGAGTCACTCGTCACTCCGTAGTTACAAAATGATCACGTACTTCCCGTTCACTGTCGATTTTTCAAGATTCGTCCCTCTGTCTTCCTCTAGCCCatctttcttctctctttcctttttcaagatttcaaaAGCGACAAACACATGACTCACCCCTCCCCACCAGGCCCGGCGTCTGTTCATTCTTGATGAATTTTGTTTTAGCGATGCAGAGATCAAATGCGACAGAAACGTGGTCAGCTGTTCAACAAAGGTAGAATTGGTCTTGACGATGACGAACACGTGCACGAAGTCCTCACAGAAATAGTTAGACGAGAGTTGAGTAGCCTCGGTACATCGAACTGGAGTAATTCGAGTTCTCCACAAGATCTGTTGGATCCCGACGAGGCTCTTGACATAGAAAAGGAAATGCTGGAGGAGCAAGGTATTGAAGTATTGAGAATATTTTAACCGCAGAAGTTGAAACGATGTTGTCGCAATgattaatttctcattttttcgttGAAAGAATCTTGGATAATGGAGGAGTATGAGCGGCTGGTTCAGAACGAGGAAGAGATGTTGGCTCTCTTTGCCGAGGAAGGTCTAAGTGAACAAGTTATTTGTCCAATTTGCCAGAGAGCTGCACTCTCGGATGTTAGAGATGCGATAGTATGCAATTTTTGCGGCCTGACTTTGCCATCCGTAGTCAGCGTCAATGATTTGGGAAGAATAATCAATGAGAATGTCAATTCTCACGCCGAAACATGCAGCGAACTTCCAGGCTTCAGTGTTGTCCcggaaaataataacaattctCTTTATTTGGTTTGCCAAAGATGCGGTACACTTTCTGTTATAATCTAATGAACTGTTAAGCAGACATTTCAAACTAAATAGCAAAGCTTCACTGGTTtgtaaattgagaaaataagaaaagaataGTTATAATCTAACAAAttgttaatgaaaaattcaataataaataacaaagctTTGCTggattcgtaaaaaaaaaagaatagttATAATCTGACgaattattgataaaaaaattcggaactgAATTATAAAGCTTCACTGGAATATTCGTAAAGAAAAGGAAGATATTTTGATAACcgaatttatttcaaagaaatcccataaaaatcgcgaagacgaaatgaaatataacCCACTTGTTACTATTGACAAAATTCCTGAGGCAAGTtccaataaaatataaaaaaaaaaaatcaattcaatgtgATATACTGcctaatgaaaattaataattactcGACAACTTTGTACATAAATGTAATACGCACTTCTAACCTTTAAGTGAAGTTGTTAGTTTGTAGAATTTTCGTGTTACCATCTAATTAAAATGTCACGTGTAAcctatatttatttaaataattttcattcataaatgtatttattctccattttttctaAGTGTTCAtaaatattaaacattttcGACAATGTGAATATCAACATTCCTCTATTCTGgtgtattattaatttcgttgcaaaattgattttctagagatgaataaattataaaaacttgTGATAGTAAAACACTTGTTTATGTATCAATACTGCTGATcataataaaacaatattaactaaatttcattctgtTTTCCTTCAGGCGATATCAAGAACTTGCAAAAGTAAGAAAAACTAGATGAACACTTAACGTTTAATCACACGGATCATTAGAATTTGTTATAGATAATATTACGCTCaagaaaaatgttaattaaattatagCTTACCAGAGTTAAGAAATTTTATGTTcttttatttgtatatatatatatgcatgtatgtatgtgtgtggatatatatatgtatacatatatcatttGGATATAACAACTAGGTGAGTGTTCATGATTATTATGATACATATTGTACAAAACAACATCCATTCacgtaatatatttttaccacGTATTGGTCTATGGTTTATACAGTTTTAGAATATTATGTTATTCCAAACTTTGTCAAGGTCATTTGTTGTTTGAAGGCCAtcaaaaacgaataaataaacattcgaataaaattgtaaatattgaaaaaagacTATATCAACACCCAGATCGGCGTAAGCAATAAGTtcattatctttttttcaggCCTCAAAACTCACAATTGAATGTGGTTCATTGCGTTTcgtttttacaaatttttgaccGTTTGCACTTGAATTCTGACGATCCTCCATACTTGATAACCGCGATCCAAATGactggaaaaattaatttttcaattacgtaAATCAAGTTCGATTATAGGGTGGAAATGTCGGGAACGGATTTAATGTAATCGCGGTAGTCACTTAcacaaatatgtatattgcTATACATATCATGTAAACGACGTATGCATAACGTCGCACaggtgaaagattttttttaaggtaAGTACCAATAGGTTGCGTTAAATAATATTGCAGAATAAAGTCACGTGCCGTAAATTGAGTACCAAGCGAGGACTACGGTAATTTTTGCTAGTCAAGATCATCAAGTTATTACGTATTTAAACATAAGATTctagtaatgaaaaaaatatttgtagatgataaaattcaaaaaacaaatatctACCCTTACAGTGATAAGGTGTTACAttaacgaatgaaatgaatatttattcttcTTGTTTCCTTACTAATTTTAAACAACTCAACGATATGCAGAGGTCCTTCGCAACTACATCAGTTTCATCAGACACAACTGAATCATAATAAAGGATTTGTACATTATAACATGAAATTTAACAacggtaataataatgaaaattggacaaaaaaaaatctcatatCCCGTGAGATTAGCGGTTTTGGATACGCAAGATTTTGTATCCATGAGCAAACCTTTGTTACATGCATTTGCCAGCAATCTCATTATTCTACTAACACATTTTTCCGCAGATTAGAGgtattttacatttacatttcaagttttttttttctctcaaaattGCTTCGCAGGCACATATTGAAGAAGACATTTTTAAGGGTACGTTATGAAGTCTGTGTTAGTAGTGCACTAAAGACCAGGGCAAACGTCGTGAACATAttcgtttataatatattatattatattacagaACATAATGTCTAAAATTGATCAACCATTCAAATTTCTGAGAATATGGGTAGTAATTTTAGCATTACTAGAAAACCATAGTGACAAACGAAAAACGTTCAACCCCGTACCATCTGGTAAATTGATAATATTCAttgaatattacaaaattacaTCACACGTATAACGAGCAATATCATCAGAGCATACCTGTATATAAGTATGTATGTTCCTAtacttataatttttgaacgtGTGGtagaattaagaaaaaaaaagtatataaaaaGATAATGGCACGTGTCATCGAaaattgtttccttttttactCTCTTCGTTTACATTGCACAAATGTAATTCGCGTCGTctccagaattaaaaaaatgttcgaattTTTGTACCCCGTTAATGTACCAAACTTTTATTCCCTTGTGACGATTTCACGATGTAAGCACTATAATATATGGTATACAAATTGAATTCAGacgcacacatacacacgGACGCGACATAGTAGTACCTATACATATTTCCTGTTAAATAAACCTGATACAAAAAAGATTGTTAATATGTATGGTTTCAATCAACcgataatataaaaaattcttaacaTTTTTAACACTTATTAtctacatatacatattttttgcttttacCCCGTCAGCTTTCTTAACACATCTAAGTATACATACCCTAACGTATCTTTATACtcattgtttaaaaaatatataatcgtAATCGTTATACAATTATGTACTCTGTGATTGTTCGGTTTAaactgttctttttttccctctaATTACTTCCATGGGATTTTTCATTGGAATCTAGCAATGTCCTCAGCTGAGTTCCAGCGGCACTTACGAAACTATGTCTAAATTACCCCGTTAACGATAGCAAGTAACTGACAAAGTTCATGAGACATGGTCCTTTAGCCACCATACGATAGGCGATAGATTAAGACAGAGTAAAGAGAAGAGGTAATGTCGCCAATTGATAAGATCGATGTAGACATAACATAATGTATTA is part of the Neodiprion virginianus isolate iyNeoVirg1 chromosome 5, iyNeoVirg1.1, whole genome shotgun sequence genome and encodes:
- the LOC124304871 gene encoding ribosomal protein S6 kinase beta-1 encodes the protein MSERDIGNTHNMAGVFDIELPDADTVQDDSDDDVIEIGEGEYDDDPNVNAIIESEDLETVQLSEQNVNTGKEKTGPQDFELRKVLGKGGYGKVFQVRKVTGQDSGTIFAMKVLRKASIVRNQKDTAHTKAERNILEAVKHPFIVDLMYAFQTGGKLYLILEYLSGGELFMHLEREGIFLEDTACFYLSEIILALEHLHIQGIIYRDLKPENILLDAQGHVKLTDFGLCKEHIQEGIVTHTFCGTIEYMAPEILTRSGHGKAVDWWSLGALMYDMLTGAPPFTAENRKKTIEKILKGKLNLPQYLTPDARDLIRKLLKRQVQQRLGSGPGDGDAIRIHQFFKHINWQDVASRKLEPPIKPSLSSEDDVSQFDTKFTRQTPIDSPDESTLSESANMVFQGFTYVAPSVLDEMYTQPRIVKARSPRKCVLGSSQSGGLRSFSPRTPHAHLHPTSHFLNHRHHPMDHNTMEDAEMMEIGQLPGHV
- the LOC124304876 gene encoding RPA-interacting protein-like; translation: MANLLLSPTMSAKLKNRESARKLKNGSPKLQEVLRQRCRDQMRQKRGQLFNKGRIGLDDDEHVHEVLTEIVRRELSSLGTSNWSNSSSPQDLLDPDEALDIEKEMLEEQESWIMEEYERLVQNEEEMLALFAEEGLSEQVICPICQRAALSDVRDAIVCNFCGLTLPSVVSVNDLGRIINENVNSHAETCSELPGFSVVPENNNNSLYLVCQRCGTLSVII